The Pseudomonas aeruginosa genome includes the window AGCGGCGTTCGAGCAGGCGCAGCAACAGCAGCGACACGCTGGTCACCAGCAGGTACAGGCCGGCCACGGCGAGGTAGTAGGTGAACGGCTCGCGGGTCGCATCGGAGGCCTGCTTGGCCTTGAACATCATGTCCTGCAGGCCGACCACGGAAATCAGCGCGGTGGCCTTGACCAGCACCAGCCAGTTGTTGGTGAAGCCGGGGATCGCCAGGCGGATCATCTGCGGCACCTGGATGCGGAAGAACACCTGGCGGTGGCTCATGCCGTAGGCGTAGCCGGCCTCGCCCTGCCCCTTGGGAATCGCCATGAAGGCGCCGCGGAAGGTCTCCGAGAGATAGGCGCCGAAGATGAAGCCGAGGGTGCCGACGCCGGACACGAAGGGATTCAGGTCGATGTAGTCGTCGTAGCCGAGTTGCGGGGCGACCCAGTTCAGCAGGCCCTGGCCGCCGTAGAAGATCAGCAGGATCAGCACCAGGTCGGGGATGCCGCGCACTACCGTGGCGTACAGGTCGCCGCACCAGGCCAGCCAGCGCACCGGCGACAGGCGGAAGGCCGCGCCCAGCAGGCCGAGGACGATGGCCAGGAGCATGGAAAGCAGGGCCAGCTGGAGAGTCAGCCAGGCGCCATCGACGATGGTCGCACCGTAGCCAGTGATCATCAAAACGGTACCTCTATGCAGCTAATGCAGCGCTAAAGCAGTGGCGTCCAGTCAATAAAAAAGTGGCACAAACAGCGCGAGGCGTCGCGGACGTTTGTGCCACCTCTGACGGATAGCGTCAGTTCGAACCGTAGACGTCGAAGCTGAAGTACTTGTCCTGGATCTGCTTGTACTTGCCGTTGGCGCGCAGCGCGTCGATGGCCGCGTTGAACTTGCCGGCCAGCTCGCTATCGCCCTTGCGCACGGCGATGCCGACGCCTTCGCCGAAGTACTTGGCATCGGTCAGTTGCGGACCGACGAAGGCGTAGCCCTTGCCGGCATCGGTCTTGAGGAAGCCGTCCTCGAGGTTCACCGAGTCGGCGACCACCGCGTCGAGGCGACCGGCCACCAGGTCCATGTTGGCTTCCTGCTGGGAGTTGTAGCGCACCACTTCGACGCCGGCCGGGGTCAGTTCGGCGGAGGCGTAGCGGTCGGCGGTACTGCCACGCAGCACGCCGGCCTTCTTGCCCTTCAGGTCGGCCTTGGGATCGTTGAGGCTGGCGCCTTCCTTCATCACGAAGCGCGCCGGGGTGTTGTAGTACTTGTTGGTGAAGTCGACCGAACGCTTGCGCTCGTCGGTGATGGTCATCGACGAGAGGATCGCATCGATCTTGCGCACCTTGAGTGCCGGGATCAGGCCGTCGAACTCCTGCTCGACCCACTTGCACTGCACCTTCATCTCTTCGCAGAGGGCATTGCCGATATCCACGTCGAAGCCTGCCAACTGGCCGTCCGGGGTCTTCAGCGAGAACGGCGGGTAGGCCGCCTCGATGCCGATGCGCACCGGCTTGTCGGCGGCGAAAGTGGGCAGGGAGAGCACGGACAGCGCCAGGGCGCCGAGAAGTGCGAGCTTCTTCATCTGGAACTCCTTCGAAGGGGATGGCATCGATTGGCAGGAGAAATAGAACCTTGCCCAGGCTGCCGACGGATATGCGTGATCACCGGCTCTTGCGCATGGCGCCTTCTCGTGGACAGGGCGCCAGCTGGGGTGAGCGGCATTCTAGCGACAGGCCGAAAGTGGTTATTTCTTCAATGCGACAACTAATTATAAAAGCACCGAAGAGGGCATTCGGCGATATTGACAGGCAGCGACATTTGTGCCCGGAAAGCGCGAAGTGTAATCAATGAGTAAAGCAAATCTCAAGCCATAAATTGCCAATTCCTTCTCCTTCAATGGCTTGGCCGCTACGACTCGCCTCGACTGCTACCCCGTGTCGCACCTTGGCTGTGCGTGGCGTTTCCTCTCGCCCCAATTATGCGCAGGCGCGCATCACCGAAGTGTTACCGCCGCCCCATTCCCGGCGCGAGCCCATTCGAAACGCCCTCCTCCTCGGCCCGCGCCAAATGAAAGACCCCGCGCGGCTCGCACCGCGCGGGGTCGTTTCGGATCAGGCGGAAGTCAGGCGGCCTGCATCGAGCGATGGGTCTCGATCAGGTGCTGGACCACGCCCGGGTCGGCAAGGGTGGAGATGTCGCCGAGGGTGTCGTACTCGGCCGCGGCGATCTTGCGCAGGATGCGCCGCATGATCTTGCCCGAACGGGTCTTCGGCAGTCCCGGCGCCCACTGGATCACATCCGGCGTGGCGATCGGACCGATCTCGCGGCGAACCCATTGCTTCAGCTCCTGGCGCAGCGCCTCGCTCGGCTCGACCCCGGAGTTGAGGGTGACGTAGACATAGATGCCCTGCCCCTTGATGTCGTGCTGCATGCCGACCACCGCCGCCTCGGCGACCTTCGGGTGGGCGACCATCGCGCTTTCCACCTCGGCGGTGCCCATGCGGTGGCCGGAGACGTTGAGCACGTCGTCGACCCGCCCGGTGATCCAGTAGTAGCCGTCCTCGTCGCGGCGCGCGCCGTCGCCGGTGAAGTACATGCCCTTGAAGGTCTTGAAGTAGGTGTCGACGAAGCGGTCATGGTCGCCGAACAGGGTCCGCGCCTGGCCCGGCCAGGAGTCGAGGATCACCAGGTTGCCCTCGGCGGCGCCCTCGATCAGGTTGCCGAGGTTGTCCACCAGCGCCGGGACCACGCCGAAGAACGGCTTGGCCGCGGAGCCCGGCTTCATCGCATGGGCGCCCGGCAACGGGGTCATCAGGCAGGCGCCGGTCTCGGTCTGCCACCAGGTGTCGACGATCGGGCAGCGCGACTGGCCGACGGTCTCGTAGTACCACTGCCAGGCTTCCGGGTTGATCGGCTCGCCCACCGAACCGAGCAGACGCAGGCTGGAACCGTCGGCACCGGCCACCGCCGCCTTGCCTTCGGCCATCATCGCGCGGATCGCGGTCGGCGCGGTGTAGAGGATGTTGACCTTGTGCTTGTCGATGATTTTCGCCACGCGGGTCACGTCGGGGTAGTTCGGCACGCCCTCGAACAGAATGGTGGTGGCACCGTTGGCCAACGGGCCATAGACGATGTAGGTGTGGCCGGTGACCCAGCCGATGTCGGCGGTGCACCAGTAGACTTCGCCCGGACGGTAGTCGAAGACCCGCTCGTGGGTCAGCGAGGCGTACACCAGGTAGCCGCCGGTGGTATGCAGCACGCCCTTCGGCTTGCCGGTGGAGCCGGAGGTGTAGAGGATGAACAGCGGGTCCTCGGCGCCCATTTCCTTGGGTGCGCAAGTGCTGCCGGCAACCTTCATCAGGTCGTCGTACCAGACGTCGCGGTGCTGGTTCCACTTGATCTCCGCACCGGTACGCTTGCAGACGATGATCTTCTGCACGCTGGAGGTTTCCGGGTTGGTCAGGGCGTCGTCGACATTGGCCTTCAGCGGAGTGCGCTTGCCGCCGCGCACGCCTTCGTCGGCGGTGATCACCACCTTCGACTTGCAATCGATGATGCGTCCTGCCAGGGCCTCGGGGGAGAAGCCGCCGAAGACCACCGAGTGGATCGCGCCGATGCGGGTGCAGGCGAGCATGGCGACCACGGCCTCGGGGATCATCGGCATGTAGATGGTCACTACGTCGCCGCGGTGCACGTCCTGCCCGCGCAGGGCGTTGGCGAACTTGCAGACCTGCTCGTGGAGCTGGCGGTAGGTGATTTCCTGGTGGTCGGCGGGATCGTCGCCTTCCCAGATGATCGCCACCTGGTCGCCGCGTTCGGCGAGGTGACGGTCGAGGCAGTTGTGCGACACGTTGAGGGTGCCGTCGGCGAACCACTTGATGTCCACGTGATGGTCGTCGAAGGAGGTCTGCTTGACCTTCTCGAACGGCTTGATCCAGTCGATCCGCTGGGCCTGCTCGCGCCAGAAGCCGTCGGGGTTGACGACGGACTGCTGGTACATCGTCTTGTAGGTGGCTTCGTCGGTGAAGGTCCGTGCCACCGCTTCTGGGTGCACGGGGTACAGGGATGCCGCAGACATGGCTTTAACCTCGGTACGTGAGTGTTGTTTTTGTTGTGCCCAGTTGTAGCGAGCGCACACCCCACGAACCATACGACCATGGTCTTACCACTGCGCGACAGCGCCGATCGTAGCTATAAGCCGCGCCGATCGTAGCCTTGCGCCGGGCGGCGGAGCGCGTCCCGCGCCCCGCCGCCGCGACCTCAACTCATGCCCAGCAGGCCCGGCAGCCACAGCGAGATCAACGGCACGTAGGTCACCAGGATCAGGAACAGCAGCAGAATCATCAGCCACGGCAGCGCCGCGCGGATGGTCGCCCCCAGCGGCATGCCAGTGACCGCCGAAGTGACGAACAGGTTGAGGCCGACCGGCGGGTGTACCAGGCCGATCTCCATGTTCACCACCATGACGATGCCCAGGTGGATCGGATCGATGCCCAGCCTCATGGCGATGGGGAAGAAGATCGGCGCCAGGATCAGCACGATCGCCGAGGGCTCCATGAAGCTGCCGGCGACCAGTAGCACCACGTTGACCATCAGCAGGAAGCCGATCGGGGTCAGGCCTTCCTGCACCACCCATTCGGTGATCTGCTGGGGGATCTGCTCGGTGGTCAACACATGGGCGAAGAGCATGGCGTTGGCGATGATGAACATCAGCATGATGCTCAGCCGCCCCGACTCCAGCAGCACCTTGGGACAGTCGCGCAGGCGCATGTCCTTGTACACGAACAGCGCGACGAAGGCCGAATACACCGCCGCCACCGCCGCCGCCTCGGTGGGGGTGAACAGCCCGGAATAGATGCCGCCGAGGATGATCACCAGCAGCAACAGGCCCCAGCCTGCACGGCGTGCGGCGGCCAGCCACTCGCGGAAGCTGGCGCGCGGCTGCGCCGGCAGCTTCTTGACCCGTGCGACGATGTAGATCACCACCATCAGGATCACCCCGAGCAACAACCCCGGAACCACCCCGGCGACGAACAGCTTGCCCACCGAGGTCTCGGTGGCGGCGGCGTAGACCACCATCACGATCGATGGCGGGATGAGGATACCCAGGGTCCCGGCGTTGCAGATGATCCCCGCGCCGAAGGCGCGCGGATAGCCGGAGCGGACCATGCCGGCCACGGCGATCGAGCCGACCGCCGCCACCGTCGCCGGCGACGAACCGGACAGCGCGGCGAACAGCATGCAGGCGAGCACCGCAGCGATCGCCAGGCCGCCGCGGATATGCCCGACGCAGGCATTGGCGAAGTCGATCAGGCGCCGCGCCACGCCACCGGTGGTCATGAACGCGCCGGAGAGCAGGAAGAACGGGATCGCCAGCAGGGTGTAGGCCTCGGAGGTCTCGAACAGCTTGATCGCCAGCGAGCGCACCGAATCCGGGCTGAACAGCAGGATCGTCAGGGCGCCGGACAGCCCCAGGGAGATGGCGATGGGCACGCCGATGAACATGAACAGGAACAGCAGCAGGAACAGGATCAGCACGGTCATGGACGGTTCTCCCCGGCCTCTTCGCCGGCCAGTTTGGAGGCCTCGGCGGCCTCGTCGGCGAGGCCCAGCCCGAGCTGGCGACCGCGCAACAGGTTGACGAGGATTTCCAGGTAGCGCAGCAGCACCAGGCCGAAGCCGACCGGCACCACCACCGCGATGTAGGCCTGGAGGATGCCGAAGTGGTCGAGGTCCTCGGCGCCGATGCCGGCGACCAACAGGGTCTTCACCCAGTCGTAGCTGGCGACCATGAACAGCCCGGCGTAGCCCAGGCAGCAGAGGCAGGCGAGTATCCCGATCAGGCGCTGCAAGGGACGCGGCGCCAGGCGCACCAGGGCATCCACCCCGAGGTGGCCGGCGGTGCGTACGCCGTAGGCGATGCCGAGGAAGATCAGCCAGCCGAACAGCGCCTTGGTCAGCGCGTTGCTCCAGGACATATCCTGGGCTACCCCGAGGATCGCGTCGCCCATCGAGTACAGCGGAGCCCGCAGTGTCGGCAGGCGGTCGCCGAGGTCGTAGAACAGGGTGAAGACGTTGGTCATCACCACATAGAGGAAGGTCACCAGCGTCATCGCCGCCAGCAGGAAGGCGATAGCGCCCTCCTCGAAGCGGTTCCAGACGCGCACGAGTCGATTCATCGCAGCGTTCTCCACAATGCCCCGCCCGGCCGGGCGGGGCCGGACGGGTCAATCGGGACGGTTGGAAGCTTCGGCGGCCTGGAGCAGATCGGCACCGACATTGCCGCGGAATTTCTGCCATACCGGCTGCATCGCCTGGCGCCAGTCGGCGCGCTGCCGCGGGCTCAGGGTATGGATCTCGCTGGCGCCACTGGCGAGGATGCGCTGGCGGGCGTCGCGGTTGAGGCGCTCGGCCTCGAGGTTCACCTGCACGGTGACCTCGTCCATGATCCGCTGCAGTTCTTCGCGGATGTCCGCCGGAAGGCCATTCCAGAACTTCGCGTTGGTGATCACCATGTAGTCCACCAGGCCGTGGTTGGACTCGGTGAA containing:
- a CDS encoding ABC transporter permease, giving the protein MITGYGATIVDGAWLTLQLALLSMLLAIVLGLLGAAFRLSPVRWLAWCGDLYATVVRGIPDLVLILLIFYGGQGLLNWVAPQLGYDDYIDLNPFVSGVGTLGFIFGAYLSETFRGAFMAIPKGQGEAGYAYGMSHRQVFFRIQVPQMIRLAIPGFTNNWLVLVKATALISVVGLQDMMFKAKQASDATREPFTYYLAVAGLYLLVTSVSLLLLRLLERRYSVGVKTAEL
- a CDS encoding ABC transporter substrate-binding protein, translated to MKKLALLGALALSVLSLPTFAADKPVRIGIEAAYPPFSLKTPDGQLAGFDVDIGNALCEEMKVQCKWVEQEFDGLIPALKVRKIDAILSSMTITDERKRSVDFTNKYYNTPARFVMKEGASLNDPKADLKGKKAGVLRGSTADRYASAELTPAGVEVVRYNSQQEANMDLVAGRLDAVVADSVNLEDGFLKTDAGKGYAFVGPQLTDAKYFGEGVGIAVRKGDSELAGKFNAAIDALRANGKYKQIQDKYFSFDVYGSN
- the acs gene encoding acetate--CoA ligase; translated protein: MSAASLYPVHPEAVARTFTDEATYKTMYQQSVVNPDGFWREQAQRIDWIKPFEKVKQTSFDDHHVDIKWFADGTLNVSHNCLDRHLAERGDQVAIIWEGDDPADHQEITYRQLHEQVCKFANALRGQDVHRGDVVTIYMPMIPEAVVAMLACTRIGAIHSVVFGGFSPEALAGRIIDCKSKVVITADEGVRGGKRTPLKANVDDALTNPETSSVQKIIVCKRTGAEIKWNQHRDVWYDDLMKVAGSTCAPKEMGAEDPLFILYTSGSTGKPKGVLHTTGGYLVYASLTHERVFDYRPGEVYWCTADIGWVTGHTYIVYGPLANGATTILFEGVPNYPDVTRVAKIIDKHKVNILYTAPTAIRAMMAEGKAAVAGADGSSLRLLGSVGEPINPEAWQWYYETVGQSRCPIVDTWWQTETGACLMTPLPGAHAMKPGSAAKPFFGVVPALVDNLGNLIEGAAEGNLVILDSWPGQARTLFGDHDRFVDTYFKTFKGMYFTGDGARRDEDGYYWITGRVDDVLNVSGHRMGTAEVESAMVAHPKVAEAAVVGMQHDIKGQGIYVYVTLNSGVEPSEALRQELKQWVRREIGPIATPDVIQWAPGLPKTRSGKIMRRILRKIAAAEYDTLGDISTLADPGVVQHLIETHRSMQAA
- the dctM gene encoding C4-dicarboxylate TRAP transporter large permease protein DctM, which translates into the protein MTVLILFLLLFLFMFIGVPIAISLGLSGALTILLFSPDSVRSLAIKLFETSEAYTLLAIPFFLLSGAFMTTGGVARRLIDFANACVGHIRGGLAIAAVLACMLFAALSGSSPATVAAVGSIAVAGMVRSGYPRAFGAGIICNAGTLGILIPPSIVMVVYAAATETSVGKLFVAGVVPGLLLGVILMVVIYIVARVKKLPAQPRASFREWLAAARRAGWGLLLLVIILGGIYSGLFTPTEAAAVAAVYSAFVALFVYKDMRLRDCPKVLLESGRLSIMLMFIIANAMLFAHVLTTEQIPQQITEWVVQEGLTPIGFLLMVNVVLLVAGSFMEPSAIVLILAPIFFPIAMRLGIDPIHLGIVMVVNMEIGLVHPPVGLNLFVTSAVTGMPLGATIRAALPWLMILLLFLILVTYVPLISLWLPGLLGMS
- a CDS encoding TRAP transporter small permease; the protein is MNRLVRVWNRFEEGAIAFLLAAMTLVTFLYVVMTNVFTLFYDLGDRLPTLRAPLYSMGDAILGVAQDMSWSNALTKALFGWLIFLGIAYGVRTAGHLGVDALVRLAPRPLQRLIGILACLCCLGYAGLFMVASYDWVKTLLVAGIGAEDLDHFGILQAYIAVVVPVGFGLVLLRYLEILVNLLRGRQLGLGLADEAAEASKLAGEEAGENRP